A DNA window from Setaria viridis chromosome 2, Setaria_viridis_v4.0, whole genome shotgun sequence contains the following coding sequences:
- the LOC140221798 gene encoding protein FAR1-RELATED SEQUENCE 5-like: MDHLKPVVGMMFDTLKDVEKFYKSYAHEAGFSVRVGQHKKQNEEILIKRYYCSREGYRKENIKNVIDESGKKRNTHNVMETRCGCEAHIVLKLGSDKKYRIASIVEEHSHGFVSPDKRHLLRSNRNVSERAKSTLFNCHKASIGTSQAYRLLHVIEGGFQNVGCTLRDLQNYYHDLRPKSRMQMHKYLRHNLSKRRK, from the coding sequence atggatcATTTGAAGCCTGTGGTTGGAATGATGTTTGATACGCTCAAAGATGTGGAGAAATTTTACAAATCGTATGCACATGAAGCTGGTTTCTCCGTTCGTGTTGGTCAGCACAAGAAGCAAAATGAGGAAATATTAATCAAGCGGTATTATTGTTCAAGGGAAGGGTACAGAAAGGAGAACATAAAAAATGTTATTGATGAATCTGGGAAAAAGAGAAATACACATAATGTGATGGAAACCAGATGTGGTTGTGAGGCACATATTGTTCTCAAGCTTGGCAGTGACAAGAAGTATCGGATAGCTTCAATTGTTGAGGAGCACAGCCATGGTTTTGTGTCACCCGATAAGAGGCATTTGCTAAGATCCAACCGTAATGTTAGTGAGAGGGCAAAGAGTACTTTGTTCAATTGTCATAAGGCTAGCATTGGCACCTCACAGGCATATAGACTTCTCCATGTCATTGAGGGTGGGTTTCAGAATGTTGGGTGCACGCTGAGGGATTTgcaaaactattaccatgaCCTAAGACCAAAATCAAGGATGCAGATGCACAAATATTTGAGGCACAACTTGAGCAAAAGAAGGAAGTAA